A portion of the Roseovarius sp. SCSIO 43702 genome contains these proteins:
- a CDS encoding branched-chain amino acid ABC transporter permease encodes MLGLNKKDFLLLLIVTALAILAPFILNPFPEGSTMAQFNAGYPDLMQRFVIFGIFAIGFNILFGLTGYLSFGHAAFLGVGSYAAIWMMKLLTMNVLPAMFMAIVVAGIFSLLVGYISLRRSGIYFSILTLAFAQMSYALAYSVLTPITGGETGLQPKHTDPRILDGASDGFLPQANLFGLDMGASLEINAGSWLFTLNAGYYLAAFIMLLSFYLSIRIFRSPFGMMLRAVKSNQQRMNYTGLNTRPYTLAAFVISGMYAGLAGGLLVAMDTQVGPERMFWTASGEVVLMTILGGAGSLIGPVLGAGMIRYMENIVSKINEGILHQWFSFLPDGLEDVMVAIVYPFVGKGWHLTLGLIFMLVVIFLPGGLVEGGQRIGRLFRRRDKKAGGVEDDAAQQRNPAE; translated from the coding sequence ATGCTCGGTCTGAACAAGAAAGACTTCCTGCTTCTGCTCATCGTGACGGCGCTCGCGATCCTGGCGCCCTTCATTCTGAACCCCTTCCCCGAAGGCTCCACCATGGCGCAGTTCAACGCGGGCTATCCCGACCTGATGCAGCGCTTCGTGATCTTCGGCATCTTCGCGATCGGCTTCAACATCCTCTTCGGTCTGACGGGCTACCTTTCCTTCGGGCACGCGGCCTTCCTCGGCGTCGGCTCCTACGCGGCGATCTGGATGATGAAGCTTCTGACCATGAACGTGCTACCTGCGATGTTCATGGCCATCGTCGTGGCGGGGATCTTCTCGCTGCTGGTGGGCTACATCTCGCTGCGGCGGTCGGGGATCTACTTCTCGATTCTGACCCTCGCCTTCGCGCAGATGTCCTACGCGCTGGCCTATTCGGTGCTGACGCCGATCACGGGCGGCGAGACCGGGCTTCAGCCCAAGCACACCGATCCGCGGATCCTCGACGGCGCGAGCGACGGCTTCCTGCCGCAGGCCAACCTCTTCGGCCTAGACATGGGCGCCAGCCTCGAGATCAACGCCGGCAGCTGGCTCTTCACGCTCAACGCGGGATACTACCTGGCCGCCTTCATCATGCTTCTCAGCTTCTATCTCTCGATCCGTATCTTCCGCTCCCCCTTCGGCATGATGCTGCGCGCGGTGAAATCGAACCAGCAGCGGATGAACTACACCGGTCTCAACACGCGGCCCTACACGCTCGCGGCCTTCGTGATCTCGGGCATGTATGCGGGTCTCGCCGGCGGGCTGCTCGTGGCGATGGACACGCAGGTCGGCCCCGAGCGGATGTTCTGGACGGCCTCGGGGGAAGTGGTGCTGATGACGATCCTCGGCGGCGCGGGCTCGCTCATCGGGCCGGTGCTGGGCGCGGGCATGATCCGTTACATGGAAAACATCGTCTCCAAGATCAATGAGGGCATCCTGCATCAGTGGTTCTCGTTCCTGCCCGACGGGCTCGAGGACGTCATGGTCGCCATCGTCTATCCCTTCGTGGGCAAGGGCTGGCACCTGACGCTGGGTCTGATCTTCATGCTGGTGGTGATCTTCCTCCCCGGCGGACTTGTCGAGGGCGGGCAGCGCATCGGCCGACTGTTCCGCCGCCGCGACAAGAAGGCGGGCGGGGTCGAGGACGACGCCGCCCAGCAACGCAACCCCGCCGAATAA
- a CDS encoding ABC transporter ATP-binding protein, with product MGILEVKNVNKRFGGLKALSDVNLSVEENTVHAIIGPNGAGKSTLLNCLIGKLIPDTGSVLFDGQSVLGRKPYEICQMGISRVFQTPEIFGDLTVLENMMIPIFAKRDGAFRMHALEMTGSEREIIAQAESILESLNMADKRHMHTASMSRGDKRRLEIGMCLSQNPRLLLLDEPTAGMARADTNNTIDLLKQIRDERDITIAIIEHDMHVVFSLAERITVLAQGTPLVEDTPEKIKGHPKVREAYLGEAA from the coding sequence ATGGGAATTCTCGAAGTCAAGAACGTGAACAAGCGCTTCGGCGGGTTGAAGGCCCTGAGCGACGTCAATCTCAGCGTCGAGGAAAACACCGTCCATGCCATCATCGGGCCCAACGGCGCGGGCAAGTCGACCTTGCTCAACTGCCTCATCGGCAAGCTCATTCCCGATACCGGAAGCGTCTTGTTCGACGGGCAGTCGGTCCTGGGTCGGAAGCCCTACGAGATCTGCCAGATGGGCATCTCCCGCGTGTTCCAGACGCCCGAGATCTTCGGCGATCTCACCGTGCTGGAAAACATGATGATCCCGATCTTCGCCAAGCGTGACGGGGCCTTCCGAATGCATGCGCTCGAGATGACCGGCAGCGAACGCGAGATCATCGCGCAGGCCGAGAGCATCCTCGAAAGCCTCAACATGGCCGACAAGCGTCACATGCACACCGCCTCGATGAGCCGTGGCGACAAGCGGAGGCTCGAGATCGGCATGTGCCTCAGCCAGAACCCCCGGCTGCTGCTGCTCGACGAGCCGACCGCGGGAATGGCGCGCGCCGACACGAACAACACCATCGACCTGCTGAAACAGATCAGGGACGAGCGCGACATCACCATCGCGATCATCGAGCATGACATGCACGTGGTCTTCAGCCTGGCCGAGAGGATCACGGTGCTCGCGCAGGGCACACCGCTCGTCGAGGACACTCCCGAGAAGATCAAGGGCCACCCCAAGGTCCGCGAAGCCTATCTGGGCGAAGCCGCCTGA
- a CDS encoding ABC transporter ATP-binding protein has protein sequence MTERPDFSKHANQAATAPAFLSVWGLQSYYGESYIVQDISFNVHEGEILALLGRNGAGKTTTLRSIARMDNPQVHHGEIWLDHQPLHKMNSHQAAVAGIGLVPEDRRIIPGLTVEENLQLAQIAPPVGWSIERLYDLFPRLAERRKQEGVTLSGGEQQMLAVARALARDIKVLLLDEPYEGLAPVIVDEIEKTLRIIKEQGITTILVEQNAVRALNLSDRAIILDTGGIVFDGSATEVLENEKLRAEYLAI, from the coding sequence ATGACCGAGAGACCCGATTTTTCCAAGCATGCCAACCAGGCCGCCACCGCGCCGGCGTTCCTGTCGGTCTGGGGGCTGCAATCCTATTACGGCGAAAGCTACATCGTGCAGGACATCAGCTTCAATGTCCACGAGGGCGAGATCCTGGCGCTTCTGGGCCGCAACGGCGCGGGCAAGACCACCACGCTGCGGTCGATCGCGCGGATGGACAATCCGCAGGTGCATCACGGCGAGATATGGCTCGACCATCAGCCGTTGCACAAGATGAACTCGCACCAGGCGGCGGTGGCGGGCATAGGCCTCGTCCCCGAGGACCGGCGCATCATTCCCGGTCTCACCGTCGAGGAAAACCTTCAACTCGCCCAGATCGCCCCGCCGGTCGGCTGGTCCATCGAACGGCTCTACGATCTTTTCCCGCGTCTCGCCGAGCGTCGCAAGCAGGAGGGTGTGACCCTTTCGGGCGGCGAGCAGCAGATGCTCGCCGTGGCGCGTGCGCTGGCACGCGACATCAAGGTGCTGCTCCTCGACGAGCCCTACGAGGGGCTCGCCCCCGTGATCGTTGACGAGATCGAGAAGACGCTGCGCATCATCAAGGAACAGGGGATCACCACCATCCTCGTCGAGCAGAACGCGGTGCGCGCGCTCAACCTCTCGGATCGCGCGATCATTCTCGACACCGGCGGGATCGTTTTCGACGGAAGCGCGACCGAGGTGCTCGAGAACGAGAAGCTGCGCGCCGAATACCTGGCG